A stretch of DNA from Candidatus Cloacimonas sp.:
CCGGTTTCCAGTTTTGATGCCAATTATGAGGAAGAAGTTCGCAATAACCGTAATACCGATAACGATGTTTATCCCGAAAAGATTGCTGTAAACAAAATAGATAATGAGGGCTCTTTAAATAAGACCGCCTTTGTAACTTCCTTTGCTTATGGCTTAAGCGATGTTATAGACCTGAATTTGGGTATTGAATATGCTTTGCTGAATGGCGATATAAATCAGGAAAAGACCATTCGCTGGACCGATTGGTCTATCAGTCAGATAGGGGAATATCATCTTCCGGAGTTAACTGCCATTAATGACTATGAGTTAAGTGGTGAGCAATTCAAAATTGGTGCTTCAGCTCTTTTGGGAACACGAATTGGTTTGGCGGCAACTTTTACTCCCGGAACCACTTTAGATAAGAAAGGAACTGAATATTACAAAAGGGATGCTTATCTTAATACAGCTATGGATAGCACCTATATTAATGTTACCGAGGACTATAAATTACCCTCGCAAGTTAGATTCGGTTTTGTATATACTCCTCGCAATGTTATACGCACAGAATTTAATATGGATATAGAGTATGTTGCCTATAGCGAAATTAATAAGCGTTACGATGATATATTTAATTTCTATGCCGGTGTGGAACATCAGGTAGTAAACTTTTTGCCTTTGCGTCTTGGTTTTCAAGCTGTAAATAACTGGTATTTCACTACTGAAGAAGGAACAGATGAAAACAATCATCCAGTTACTTTATATCATACCTCTAAAATATTAACGCCAATGCTAACAGGAGGCAGCAGTATCAAGATTATGGATAACTTGAAACTGGACCTCGGTATTGGCTATACCTGGCGAGAATATGAAGCCCTGGATATGTTTACCGATACCTATTATAACGATAAAATCTATACCGGTTCTTCCACTTATGTTTTATGGCCCAATTCCCATATAACCCTTGCAGACAGGGGTTGGGAAAATCCTGATAAAGTGCGGGAAAACAATATTACTCTCAATGCCGGACTTAATTTTACCTGGTAAAAAACTATGAAACGCATAATTACTTTCCTTTTGGCAGGAATTCTGTTCTGCACAATGGCAGAAGCGGAAGACCTGCGCGTTGACCTCATTTTTTCTAACGATATGCATGGTGGCATAGACCGTTCCGAGGCAACTTTTATGAATCCGGATTTTCCACCTCTACTGGGAGGAGGAGGTTCCGCCGCTACTTTAATTAAGCATATTCGTTCTCTGGCAAATGATAGTAGAGATAATTTACTATTGGATGCCGGGGATATTTTTCAGGGACGTCCTGTAGGAACCATAACTAACGGAAAAGCAGTAGTTGAATTTATGAATGCCATTGGCTACGATGCAATGACCATTGGCAATCACGAATATGATATTGCCGAAGAGAAACTGATAGAGACCTTGCAGTTAGCTCAATTTCCCATTCTATCTTGTAATATTATAGATAAGAGAACAGGGGAAATACCAAGTTATGCCAAACCCTATATTGTAGTAGAGCGTTTGGGTATAAAAATAGGGATTTTGGGTTTTACTACAACCGATACCGAAAAGATGAGCTTTCCGGAAAACATCAAAAATATCAAATTCCTTTCCGAAAAAGAAGTGGTGGATAAATATGTAAAAATCCTCCGCAATGAGGAAAAGGTGGATATTGTTATTGTCCTTGGGCATGCTGGTTTACCTTATGATATTATTCCTACTTATCTAACTCGTTATGATGCTCAGGGAAATCCTCTGGAGAGTGAAAGATATGCCGTTTGGGGATATGATGCTCAAGAAATAGCTCGCGAAGTTGAGGGTATTGATATCTTCATCGGTGGCCATATGCATAAGGGAATTCCAACTCCTTGGATTGACCCATACACTCATACAATGGTTATTCAAGGTTATGCTTACGGTTCCAATTTGGGATGGATAACCCTGAAAATTGACCCCGAAACCAAAACTGTAAGCGGTTATGAAGTTCCTGCTATTCGTGAAGGCAGTATGGTTACCCTGTTTGAGGATGAATTTATTCCCGATGAAGAAATCGGAGGGATGATTGCTGAGCAGGTTGCTATTGCAGAAGAAGGAATGGATGAAGTTGTTGGCTATGCAGGCAGTTATTTATCCAGAACTAATGTAGATGCTCAATCCTTAATTGGAAACACGATTGTAGATGCTATGCGCACAGAAGTCGGTGCGGATTTTGCTTTTCTGAATCTGGGTGGAGTGCGCGCCGATATTAAAGCCGGTCCTGTTACCTACAGAGATATCTTTGAAGTGATGCCCTTTGATAATATGTTAGTTACTTTCCGTTGTAACGGAGAATTTTTACGCAAAATAATTGAGACCCGTGTTGAGGGTTCAAGGCACGGTTTAATTATCTCCGGTGGCAAAGTTGTCTATTCTAAGAAGAGAGAGAATTTTGACCGGGTAGTTCATTTTGAAATCGGAGGAGAACCTTGGGATCCCAATAAAATATATACCGTAGCTACAACGGATTTTATTATGCAAGGTAATGCGGGTTTAACTATGTTAATTCAAGTGCCCCAGGAAGATATAACCAATAATCAAATCAATTTGCGGGACGCTATTGTGCACTATTTCCAGAAACATAGCCCGATTATGACGAAAATAGATGATCGCTGGGTACGCAGAGATAATGCCAAGCCCTCTCCGGAAATGCTGCAATAAATATAACCTCTCACAGATTACACAGATATCACAGATATGATTTTTAAGAAACAAGGATTTAAGGATTATAGGATTTTGAGGATTTAGATGTGAAGATGGAGGATGCCTTTCCTCCGCAAGAATAAAAAGCTGAGCTAATGAGAGCTCCGACTACATTTGTAACCTATATACCGCTAAAGTTATCTTTAGTCCTTAATTGGTAAAAGTGGATAGGGCTTTTCCCTAAAAAAAGAACCCTGCAAAGAAAGATAGAAGATAGAGAATAGGTTTAAGCCGGTTATTCCTTATATTCCTTCTACAGTCATCATTTTTTATTGGAGTTTTAGTGTTTCAAATTAGCATAGTTGAATATGATTCTATTTATGCCCAAGCCATAGCTGAAATGTGGAATAACAGCAGTGACGGTTGGAATGGCAGAGTTTTTAACAGCACGGAAGAAAAGGTTTTACAGCAGGAATCCGGCACTAAATATCTGAATTTGTATTTGGCAGTGGAAAGTGAAAAAGTTGTCGGTTATGTAAAATTAACCAGATATCCTGAAGAAAAAGGAGTTGCCTATATTGAAATGCTTTCCGTTTTACCTTCTTATCAGGGAAAGGGTATTGGCAGGGAATTAGTTCAGAAATGTATCTTACGGGCTGCGGAACTTGGCTATGAACGCATTGATTTATTTACCTGGCCTGCCAATTTAAAAGCAGTTCCTCTTTATAAAAAATGCGGTTTTTTCTGGGAAAGAATGGATAGTCAGGCAACGCATCTGATGAATTTTCTTCCCGGATTGCTAAATAATGATCTCTTAAAGCCATATTGGAACAATTTTGATTGGTATAAGAACCTTATTAGAGAACTGAAAATAGAGCCGGATGGTAGAACTGAAAATGGCTTTGATTTCTATGATTATCTTTGGGAAAAAGAGGGAAAGCGGATAGAAGTTACTTTTGAGCGTTTTGGTAGAGGCATTGTTTCACTCAAAACCCCTGATTTTTCATTCAAGGTAGAGGTGCCAAATGCCAAGCCGGTTTTTGGCTTAAATTATCCTATTCATTACACTCTGGAAAATTATCAGGAAACACCGTTAAGTATTTCTTTGCAGGGTGAGAATGATGCTCTTGTTGATTACAATTATCAGCAGGAAATAGAGTTAAGCGACAAGAGGGAATTAGATTCCACTTTTTACCTGAAACCTTTATTGCGGGAAATATCTGAATGGGAAACAAGCCCTACTGTTAATACCCGTTTTAATATTGAAGGTAAAGAAATAACTTTTAAAACCGGCTTAAAAATCCAGTTTCCCTTAATGGCTGAATTGCGTGCTGTGGATAGTGTTTTTCTTCCTAATCGTAATTATAAAATGTATTTAAATGTCCACAACCATTTTGCGGTAACTTGTTCTTATCACCTAAAATTTCCTGTTGATGAGCGTTTGCAGCTTAGCCAAAGCAGTTTTGACATCACTTTAAATGCCGATGAGCGAAGTTTTATAGAACTTGATTTTTGTTTAACCAAGGGCATAATTTATAATCCTTGTCTCCAAATTACTGCCAAACCTGTAGGCGATAAGGAAATGCAATTTACCACCAGTTGCCATTATTGTTTTCAAATGCTTGGCTCTAAAGATGGCATTGATTCCTCTGAACTCCTGCAACTAATGAACGGAAATAATTGTCTCTATATTTCTAAAATCGGTCAGCGTAACTTTGCCACTTTAACAAATATCAGCACAAGTTATATTCAGTTTATTACACCTGAACCGGGTAAGCCCTATTCCGAAGAATTGGAAAGTGAATTGCCTTATGAAACAATTATTGAACAAACGGAAAATGCCATTCAGGCAATTTTGAAATTTCGTCCTCCGGATTTTCCATCTCTTGATTTTGGATTTGTTTATCGTTTGTATGACAGTGGCTTAGTAGAATATTTTGTTACCGTTTATGCCCTTCCTGAAACCGCAGAGGAGAGTTGGTTAAAAATAAAGTTTTATCCTTCCCAATACAACCTTGGCTTTGCTTATAAAGGCAGATTATATCAGGTTGGGAATGATTTGCCGGATGTTTATGAAAGTAATTTTCCGGCGGATGGCTTTAGCGAAAACTGGCTGTTTTTGCAAGGTTCAAATTATACTCAGGCACTAATTTGGCAACCAAATTTAACTCTCAAACCGGAAAGATACTATTTTTGTTGGGAATTAAACTTAAGTGAACTTGTCCGAAACGGCAACAATATTTCCTCTCCAATTCAGTTCTATCAAAATGTTTTTCTTTCTCCCTGGCAGGTTCGGAATCTTGCTTTAGGTAGAAAAATTCCCCAAGTTATCTATCCTCCCTTAAATTTAATTGCCAATAAAGGAAATCCCTTTGTAACAATACCTTGCACGGTAGAAATGAACCAAATTCTGGATATTGAACCAGCGGGGAGTTTTAATTTACTTTCCAGTTGCTTAAATGATTCCCAACCTCAAAAAATGCCCAAAAATGCTTTAGGAGATAGTAAATGCAGCTGGGAATTGCAACAAAAAACCAATAAACCGTTGGAATTGCTAATTTGCCAAGTTGAATTATATTATACTCTTGTGGAGAAAAAACAGCTTATCTTCTTTGCGGAAGGTGAGGTCTGTTTTCAGGAAAAAGATAACCTGCTTACTGCTGATAATGGCTGTTTACAAATCACTTCTGCCAGGGATTCTCTAATTCCCTGCCTGATTTCTTTGCAATATAAAGGAACTGAATGGCTGGAAAACAGTTATCCTGATTTCCTGCCCCGGTCGGTTTTTAATCCTTTTCCGGGAGGGATTTTTATTAGACCTTACCGTGTTGGCGCAGAGGTTTTAAAATTAGAAAACCATAAAGCAGATTTCATTTCACTGAAAGATAACTTTGAAAATTGCTGGCAGGGGATTACCATCACTACCACCATAGAAAAATTTGCACCGCTAAAAGGTTATATTTATAAACAGTATTATCTTTTGAGACCAGGAGTTCCGGTGCTGGCAATTTTTGCCGAGGTTGTTAATGCCCAGGGAATTGCAAGCTTCCATGCCTTTAATTTTAGTTTCCACAGGAAACATCAACAGGGTGAAAGAGACGGCTTATTCTATATCCAGCAGGAAGATAAGACCTGGCAAATGATTACTCAGACAAACGAACGGGACGATATGAGTTTGGACTACAAGACATTAGCAATGCAGATATCGGATAGCGAAAATTATTTGCAATTGTTTAAGTTAAGCAAATTTGCTACCGGATGGTTGTATATGGACCCTTCTGTAGCAGTTTTAGATACTAATATTTATACTGAAATGGTTACTCAAACCCCGGCAAGAACAGAACCGATATTTATTTTGATTGCGGATGTTCTGTATCAGAGTGAATGGCTCAATCAGTTACGGGACCTGCAGTTTCCGGTGATTTTCGGCAGCTAAATTTTGTTAATAGGTATGGGATGAACAGGATTATGGGGATTTACAGGATTTTTTAGGAATAGAATATTGAAGGTTGAGAGGGTTGAGAAAGTTGAGAGGGTTTAATATCGGAAGGTTGACCTCCTTTACCACCACCACCTAAAATTTATTTCCGGATGGTTGACCTCATTTACCACCACCACCTAAAATTTATTTCCGGAAGGTTGACCTCCTGGTCAACCTCTCGATAAATTCACGATGTAAAATGCGGGGAGTTTTGACCTACAATTTTCACCTGCCTTCAATGTCCCCACACCCCACAATTAACTGCACTTACAACCGCGGTTGGGAGTTTTGACTTACAATTTTCACCTGCCTTCAATGTCCCCTCACCCCACAATTAACTGCACTTACAACCGCGGTGGGGAGTTTTGACTTACAATTTTCACCTGCCTTCAATGTCCCCACACCCCACAATCTTTTGCACTTACAACCACTTTTTAACTGGTCTGAAATCCGAAAAATTGTGAGTTAAAACAAAAAGCACGCACCCTTCCAATCCAACAATCAATTCCCCAATATCAACCCGGCAAAGAACAACCACACCATCAACCAAAAAACCACCATCTGGAAAATTTACTCATTTTCCACCTCAAATTAGTTGTTTAGCAATTCCTGTTTTTTGGCGCTATGCGGCTAATGAGATTCCCGTATCGTTCCCATATCGCGATATGAGAACGATACGGGAGTCATATCGGAGTTTATTGAGAAAATTTTGGACAGTCCGTAAGAACGATTTTCTCGTCTTTA
This window harbors:
- a CDS encoding bifunctional UDP-sugar hydrolase/5'-nucleotidase — translated: MKRIITFLLAGILFCTMAEAEDLRVDLIFSNDMHGGIDRSEATFMNPDFPPLLGGGGSAATLIKHIRSLANDSRDNLLLDAGDIFQGRPVGTITNGKAVVEFMNAIGYDAMTIGNHEYDIAEEKLIETLQLAQFPILSCNIIDKRTGEIPSYAKPYIVVERLGIKIGILGFTTTDTEKMSFPENIKNIKFLSEKEVVDKYVKILRNEEKVDIVIVLGHAGLPYDIIPTYLTRYDAQGNPLESERYAVWGYDAQEIAREVEGIDIFIGGHMHKGIPTPWIDPYTHTMVIQGYAYGSNLGWITLKIDPETKTVSGYEVPAIREGSMVTLFEDEFIPDEEIGGMIAEQVAIAEEGMDEVVGYAGSYLSRTNVDAQSLIGNTIVDAMRTEVGADFAFLNLGGVRADIKAGPVTYRDIFEVMPFDNMLVTFRCNGEFLRKIIETRVEGSRHGLIISGGKVVYSKKRENFDRVVHFEIGGEPWDPNKIYTVATTDFIMQGNAGLTMLIQVPQEDITNNQINLRDAIVHYFQKHSPIMTKIDDRWVRRDNAKPSPEMLQ
- a CDS encoding GNAT family N-acetyltransferase, which gives rise to MFQISIVEYDSIYAQAIAEMWNNSSDGWNGRVFNSTEEKVLQQESGTKYLNLYLAVESEKVVGYVKLTRYPEEKGVAYIEMLSVLPSYQGKGIGRELVQKCILRAAELGYERIDLFTWPANLKAVPLYKKCGFFWERMDSQATHLMNFLPGLLNNDLLKPYWNNFDWYKNLIRELKIEPDGRTENGFDFYDYLWEKEGKRIEVTFERFGRGIVSLKTPDFSFKVEVPNAKPVFGLNYPIHYTLENYQETPLSISLQGENDALVDYNYQQEIELSDKRELDSTFYLKPLLREISEWETSPTVNTRFNIEGKEITFKTGLKIQFPLMAELRAVDSVFLPNRNYKMYLNVHNHFAVTCSYHLKFPVDERLQLSQSSFDITLNADERSFIELDFCLTKGIIYNPCLQITAKPVGDKEMQFTTSCHYCFQMLGSKDGIDSSELLQLMNGNNCLYISKIGQRNFATLTNISTSYIQFITPEPGKPYSEELESELPYETIIEQTENAIQAILKFRPPDFPSLDFGFVYRLYDSGLVEYFVTVYALPETAEESWLKIKFYPSQYNLGFAYKGRLYQVGNDLPDVYESNFPADGFSENWLFLQGSNYTQALIWQPNLTLKPERYYFCWELNLSELVRNGNNISSPIQFYQNVFLSPWQVRNLALGRKIPQVIYPPLNLIANKGNPFVTIPCTVEMNQILDIEPAGSFNLLSSCLNDSQPQKMPKNALGDSKCSWELQQKTNKPLELLICQVELYYTLVEKKQLIFFAEGEVCFQEKDNLLTADNGCLQITSARDSLIPCLISLQYKGTEWLENSYPDFLPRSVFNPFPGGIFIRPYRVGAEVLKLENHKADFISLKDNFENCWQGITITTTIEKFAPLKGYIYKQYYLLRPGVPVLAIFAEVVNAQGIASFHAFNFSFHRKHQQGERDGLFYIQQEDKTWQMITQTNERDDMSLDYKTLAMQISDSENYLQLFKLSKFATGWLYMDPSVAVLDTNIYTEMVTQTPARTEPIFILIADVLYQSEWLNQLRDLQFPVIFGS